A region of Microscilla marina ATCC 23134 DNA encodes the following proteins:
- a CDS encoding DUF4476 domain-containing protein, which produces MKKFYYLTLIGLIFSSSLFAQNRRQGCTNPLSNYAFQQKYKSLDRQPNESYKLKAAINLIRLNCMTSSQVKQIAASFQTDQSRVAFVKEAYLKTYDRRQFHHVYDAFKSFRNVARAHQYIMALRKGGSGGTGNTGQVTFPHWNYPTLAGYQGTNNCNSFISQPIFMNYAHQVHRQSDETSRYTQAWQALTSNCMTTAQVMKMVSLVKQDNHRLALLKGAFDRVYDVGNYASARVALNSLTTQQDFDLFLNSKAGTRKEESCLIDDNDFKGVNSQVKKEWVDRKKLNLLQSIFKTKNKCYSIAQLKTIGVQFTFSGDKLKYAKWAYTYAHKKEDYHQMAAIFRSTFTKRDFMNWLKTQK; this is translated from the coding sequence TCGCTTTTTGCTCAAAACCGTCGCCAAGGTTGTACCAATCCATTGTCTAACTATGCTTTTCAGCAAAAGTATAAAAGCCTGGATCGCCAACCCAATGAAAGCTACAAACTAAAAGCCGCTATTAACCTGATACGCCTCAACTGTATGACCAGTAGCCAGGTCAAACAAATTGCTGCATCGTTTCAAACCGACCAATCACGGGTGGCTTTTGTCAAGGAGGCTTACCTCAAAACCTACGACCGTCGCCAGTTTCATCACGTATACGATGCTTTCAAAAGTTTTCGAAATGTAGCCAGGGCACATCAATATATTATGGCTTTACGCAAAGGTGGGTCGGGAGGCACAGGCAATACAGGACAGGTTACTTTTCCTCATTGGAACTACCCCACCCTTGCCGGATACCAGGGTACTAATAACTGTAACAGCTTTATCAGTCAGCCCATATTTATGAACTATGCCCATCAAGTACACCGCCAAAGCGATGAAACCAGCCGTTACACCCAAGCCTGGCAAGCACTTACGAGTAATTGTATGACTACCGCCCAAGTAATGAAAATGGTGTCGTTGGTAAAACAAGACAACCACCGACTGGCTTTGCTCAAAGGTGCTTTTGACCGAGTATATGATGTAGGAAATTACGCTTCGGCACGGGTGGCGCTTAACTCGCTCACTACCCAACAAGATTTTGATCTTTTTTTGAATAGCAAAGCGGGTACAAGAAAGGAGGAATCTTGCCTGATTGACGATAATGACTTTAAGGGGGTAAACAGTCAAGTAAAAAAAGAATGGGTTGACCGAAAAAAGTTGAATTTGTTACAAAGCATTTTTAAAACTAAAAACAAATGTTATTCTATTGCCCAGCTCAAAACTATAGGAGTTCAGTTCACTTTTTCGGGCGACAAGCTCAAATACGCGAAATGGGCTTATACTTACGCGCACAAAAAAGAGGACTATCACCAAATGGCAGCCATATTCAGGTCTACTTTTACCAAAAGGGATTTTATGAACTGGCTGAAAACGCAAAAATAA
- a CDS encoding class I SAM-dependent methyltransferase, giving the protein MDKQSDYLEANRQMWDDKTPFHVKSNFYDVDTFKQTKNSLNAIELVEVGNVQGKSLLHLQCHFGLDTLSWAHLGATVTGVDFAPEAIRTAQQLSEELELPAQFVCGNVLELEGKVDQKFDIVYTSYGVICWLPDLQLWARTIAERLKPGGFFYIAETHPLLMTLDPETTQVQYSYFNTQQPDHEAITGTYADETAPLKHTEYTWGHSISEVVNALIDNGLKIDFLNERAYYPYNCFANMQETTPGSGWWQVKGWGDKVPHLFSIKATRTSAPDSKK; this is encoded by the coding sequence ATGGACAAGCAATCAGATTACCTTGAGGCCAACCGACAAATGTGGGATGACAAAACGCCTTTTCATGTCAAGTCAAACTTTTATGATGTAGACACATTCAAGCAAACCAAAAACAGCTTGAATGCTATAGAACTAGTTGAAGTAGGCAATGTACAAGGCAAATCACTTTTGCATTTGCAATGCCATTTTGGGCTTGACACCCTGTCATGGGCACACTTGGGAGCCACCGTTACTGGGGTAGACTTTGCTCCGGAAGCGATACGTACTGCCCAACAGTTGAGTGAAGAACTTGAGCTTCCGGCACAATTTGTTTGTGGCAATGTACTAGAGCTGGAAGGCAAAGTAGACCAGAAGTTTGACATTGTGTATACCTCGTATGGGGTAATATGCTGGCTGCCCGACTTGCAACTGTGGGCACGCACCATTGCCGAAAGGCTCAAGCCCGGAGGCTTTTTTTATATCGCAGAAACCCACCCTTTATTAATGACCCTTGACCCTGAAACTACTCAGGTACAATATAGCTACTTTAACACCCAACAACCCGATCACGAAGCTATCACGGGTACTTATGCCGACGAAACTGCTCCACTCAAACACACGGAGTACACCTGGGGACATAGTATTAGCGAGGTGGTCAATGCACTGATTGACAATGGATTAAAAATTGATTTTTTGAATGAACGGGCTTATTACCCTTATAATTGCTTTGCCAATATGCAGGAAACTACCCCTGGCAGTGGATGGTGGCAGGTAAAAGGCTGGGGAGATAAAGTACCCCACTTGTTCTCAATCAAGGCTACGCGTACCTCAGCCCCTGACTCAAAAAAGTAA
- a CDS encoding DUF4476 domain-containing protein produces the protein MNLKLLIVCLICLVWQQASFAQTDSLKFPDLNYPDYNGYKGKRNCDLPMSEAIFIPLARQVFNTPDEAQKMLIAQEVLKDNCLAVAQIMKLGSLLKDENNRLNFLKQAAPHVYDLLHYGQATQILQTNEATNAFLQFARKQRQSGGNNNHSNNNNSTNNNNNNTNPTNITHTPCLSAISEAEYKAMRRKVRRIYTNDMKEATAKRVIQQYRCLSVKQIRGVLRLFHYENASLRIAKFAYDYAVDKKNYMSLKRFFKFPSNRDSFAYFVNSRK, from the coding sequence ATGAACCTAAAACTATTGATTGTATGCTTGATTTGCCTGGTTTGGCAACAAGCGAGCTTTGCTCAAACCGATTCATTGAAGTTTCCTGACTTAAACTACCCTGATTATAACGGATACAAAGGCAAACGCAACTGTGACTTACCTATGTCAGAAGCGATATTTATTCCGCTTGCCCGGCAGGTGTTCAATACGCCCGATGAGGCACAAAAAATGCTGATAGCTCAAGAGGTACTCAAAGATAATTGCTTGGCAGTGGCGCAAATAATGAAGTTGGGGAGTTTGCTAAAAGATGAAAATAACCGATTGAATTTTCTAAAACAAGCAGCACCTCATGTATACGATTTGTTACACTATGGGCAAGCCACCCAAATACTCCAAACCAACGAAGCCACCAATGCATTTTTGCAATTTGCCCGCAAACAACGACAAAGCGGAGGCAACAACAACCACTCAAACAATAACAACTCTACCAACAATAATAACAACAACACTAACCCCACCAATATTACCCATACTCCTTGTTTGTCCGCCATTAGCGAGGCAGAATACAAGGCTATGCGTAGAAAAGTCAGGCGAATATACACCAACGACATGAAGGAGGCTACCGCCAAAAGAGTGATTCAACAATACCGCTGTCTCAGTGTAAAACAAATACGGGGTGTTTTGCGGTTATTTCACTATGAAAATGCTTCGCTAAGAATTGCTAAGTTTGCTTATGACTATGCGGTAGACAAAAAGAACTACATGAGCCTTAAACGCTTTTTTAAATTCCCTAGCAACCGAGACAGTTTTGCCTATTTTGTAAATAGCCGGAAGTAA
- a CDS encoding TetR/AcrR family transcriptional regulator — protein MNIKHDKQAILKKGENILRRQGYHNTGINQILKECNIPKGSFYNFFTSKEAFGQEVLQYYSNNNYELVKGFLQGADKSPLQRLKNLYTGLTEFNKNEAYKCGCLANNLVLEMAGLNERFRKLLNAEYAKVLALIAGCISEAQQQQQVRNDYPAEALAEYIHSHFVGVLSRLKATQTDQPFELFYKMTFEYLTQNK, from the coding sequence ATGAATATAAAGCACGATAAACAGGCAATACTGAAAAAAGGTGAAAATATTTTAAGACGACAAGGGTACCACAATACAGGCATTAACCAAATACTCAAAGAGTGTAATATACCCAAAGGCTCGTTTTATAATTTTTTTACCAGCAAAGAAGCTTTTGGCCAGGAGGTTTTACAATACTATAGTAATAACAATTATGAGTTGGTCAAAGGTTTTTTGCAGGGTGCTGATAAATCGCCCTTGCAAAGGCTGAAAAACCTATATACCGGGTTGACCGAATTTAACAAAAACGAAGCATATAAATGTGGTTGCCTTGCCAATAACCTGGTACTGGAAATGGCAGGATTGAATGAGCGTTTTAGAAAATTGCTCAATGCCGAATATGCCAAGGTATTGGCACTGATTGCTGGCTGTATAAGCGAAGCGCAGCAACAACAACAGGTAAGAAACGACTACCCAGCCGAAGCATTGGCTGAATATATTCACAGTCATTTTGTGGGTGTCTTGTCGAGGCTCAAGGCCACCCAAACCGACCAACCTTTTGAGTTGTTTTATAAAATGACTTTTGAGTATTTGACTCAAAACAAATAA
- a CDS encoding Crp/Fnr family transcriptional regulator yields MKNVWFLENVNLFNLLCPHRIKAYKKEHSFEQYNKNDFVYLDQDQADKVYLIIKGKVKISSYTEDGEEIVKAILTKGEVFGELAALGESHRNDYAQAVAATTICAVDTQTLQTLLKNQQEFSLNIYKLVGWRIKKLEHRLSLLMFKDARTRLIEFLKNLGSEQGEAKGNTIEINHLLTQKDIADLIGVSRPTLNSLLNELKSEGMVDFQRKVIRLYKNKLELLAS; encoded by the coding sequence ATGAAAAATGTATGGTTTTTAGAAAACGTTAACTTATTTAACTTGTTATGCCCTCATAGGATAAAAGCTTATAAAAAAGAGCATAGTTTTGAGCAGTACAACAAAAATGATTTTGTGTACCTTGATCAAGACCAGGCAGACAAGGTATACCTGATTATCAAAGGAAAAGTTAAGATTTCTTCTTATACCGAAGATGGTGAAGAGATAGTAAAAGCTATTTTAACAAAAGGAGAAGTTTTTGGCGAGTTGGCAGCTTTGGGTGAAAGCCACCGAAATGATTACGCTCAGGCGGTAGCTGCTACCACTATCTGTGCTGTAGATACGCAAACCTTGCAAACCCTTCTCAAAAATCAACAAGAGTTTAGCCTTAACATTTATAAACTGGTGGGCTGGCGCATAAAAAAACTAGAGCACCGTTTGTCGTTGCTCATGTTTAAAGATGCTCGCACCCGTTTGATCGAGTTTTTGAAAAACCTGGGTAGCGAACAAGGCGAAGCCAAAGGCAATACGATCGAGATTAATCATTTGCTTACCCAAAAAGACATTGCCGACTTGATTGGCGTATCACGCCCTACGCTTAATTCACTACTCAATGAGTTGAAAAGTGAAGGAATGGTAGATTTTCAGCGAAAAGTCATCAGGTTATACAAAAATAAACTGGAACTGTTAGCCAGCTAA
- a CDS encoding M20/M25/M40 family metallo-hydrolase has protein sequence MKNLLQSKIAYLLVFCGLCSCAQAQKIKQKQVKIIISNLAADDMMGRKAGTKGEKKAAAFIAQEFTKAGVKPLPGFKNYYQKFTHQGLNMLNVLGVIPGKSKNKKTREEIVVFSAHYDHLGVRKGAKEDSIYNGADDDASGVTAVISLAHYFNKQGNNQRTLMFVAFTAEEIGLVGSTYFGKQLKKSQLAKIVAGINIEMVGKASKFGRKGAFITGYSYSNLGKILQENAQGTGFTFHPDPYKKYNLFQRSDNYALARHGIPAHTISSVDIANDKHYHQVSDEVDTLDIENLTDMIKAVALGVRSIVAGKDTPTRLKMK, from the coding sequence ATGAAAAATTTACTACAATCTAAAATAGCCTACCTGCTGGTTTTTTGTGGGTTATGTTCTTGTGCACAAGCGCAAAAAATTAAGCAAAAACAAGTCAAAATCATCATCTCAAACTTGGCTGCTGACGATATGATGGGCAGAAAGGCAGGCACCAAAGGAGAAAAAAAAGCCGCAGCTTTTATTGCCCAGGAATTTACCAAGGCTGGGGTAAAGCCACTACCAGGGTTCAAAAACTATTACCAAAAGTTTACCCACCAAGGATTAAACATGCTCAATGTGTTGGGAGTGATACCAGGTAAAAGTAAAAACAAAAAAACCAGGGAAGAAATCGTGGTATTTTCGGCGCATTATGATCACTTGGGAGTTCGTAAAGGAGCCAAAGAGGATTCTATTTATAATGGGGCTGACGATGATGCGTCGGGGGTTACCGCAGTGATTTCACTGGCACACTACTTCAATAAACAAGGTAATAACCAACGTACTTTGATGTTTGTGGCTTTTACTGCCGAAGAAATAGGTTTGGTGGGTTCTACTTATTTTGGCAAACAACTCAAAAAATCGCAATTGGCTAAAATTGTAGCAGGGATTAATATAGAAATGGTGGGCAAAGCCTCTAAGTTTGGACGCAAAGGTGCTTTTATTACTGGTTATAGCTACTCGAACCTGGGCAAAATTTTACAAGAAAATGCTCAGGGCACTGGTTTTACCTTTCACCCCGACCCGTACAAAAAGTATAATTTATTTCAACGCTCAGACAATTATGCCTTGGCACGCCACGGTATTCCGGCACACACCATTTCATCAGTGGATATTGCCAATGATAAGCACTACCATCAGGTAAGCGATGAAGTAGACACACTTGATATTGAAAACCTAACCGATATGATAAAAGCTGTAGCACTGGGTGTACGTAGTATTGTAGCAGGTAAAGATACCCCTACAAGACTGAAAATGAAGTAG
- a CDS encoding DUF427 domain-containing protein: MKKIIPKPGQESVWDYPRPPKLESTNKTLRVICDDIIIAQTNRGMRILETSHPPTYYFPPEDVNLEYLELVENKTSFCEYKGAASYYNLRVEDRVVQNVAWFYANPSPKYQALQNHLCFYASKVDACYVNDELVQAQEGDFYGGWITSQIVGPFKGGANTWGW, translated from the coding sequence ATGAAAAAAATAATCCCCAAACCTGGACAAGAATCTGTATGGGACTACCCACGTCCTCCAAAACTGGAAAGTACCAACAAAACCCTGCGGGTAATTTGTGATGATATAATCATTGCGCAAACCAACCGGGGAATGCGTATTTTAGAAACCAGTCATCCGCCTACGTATTATTTCCCACCCGAAGACGTAAATCTTGAATACTTGGAACTGGTAGAGAACAAAACTTCTTTTTGTGAATATAAAGGAGCAGCCAGTTATTATAATCTTCGGGTAGAAGATCGCGTAGTGCAAAATGTTGCCTGGTTTTATGCCAATCCATCGCCTAAGTATCAGGCTTTGCAAAACCACCTTTGTTTTTATGCCTCCAAGGTAGACGCCTGCTATGTAAACGATGAGTTGGTACAAGCCCAGGAAGGCGATTTTTATGGGGGATGGATCACCTCTCAAATTGTAGGGCCTTTCAAAGGGGGTGCCAATACCTGGGGGTGGTAA
- a CDS encoding GAF domain-containing protein — MAETLIIPTTQDRAELYKSLIPQVKALTSGESDLIANLSNTVAALKQTFGFFWVGFYFVKENQLVLGPFQGPIACTRIHFDKGVCGASYTRKQTVIVEDVEKFPGHIACSSNSRSEIVVPVMQNGEVKMVLDVDSDQVNDFSEVDQQGLEKLMEVVATFI; from the coding sequence ATGGCAGAAACACTCATTATTCCTACTACCCAAGACAGGGCTGAACTTTACAAAAGCCTGATTCCTCAGGTAAAAGCTTTGACCTCAGGAGAATCAGATTTGATTGCCAATTTATCGAATACAGTGGCGGCTCTAAAGCAAACTTTTGGTTTTTTTTGGGTAGGATTTTACTTCGTCAAAGAAAACCAACTGGTTTTGGGTCCCTTTCAAGGTCCTATAGCGTGTACACGTATTCACTTTGATAAAGGAGTTTGTGGCGCAAGTTATACCCGTAAACAAACGGTCATTGTAGAAGATGTCGAAAAGTTTCCTGGCCACATTGCCTGCAGTTCAAATTCAAGATCAGAAATTGTAGTACCAGTCATGCAAAATGGTGAAGTTAAAATGGTCTTGGATGTAGACAGCGACCAGGTCAATGACTTTAGTGAGGTAGACCAACAAGGGCTTGAAAAACTCATGGAAGTGGTAGCAACATTTATATAG
- a CDS encoding DUF1987 domain-containing protein — protein MNDLSIKGYACSPTVYFNDQTGELTLDGEYYQEYDVAFFKPVYDWLDGYLRKKGRKITVNLKLSHLNSSARRRIDQILECLQDYHTSHKGKVMVKWFYFDTDTKEEGIELAETFNNLPIHVLPV, from the coding sequence ATGAATGATTTATCAATCAAAGGATATGCCTGCTCGCCTACGGTGTATTTCAACGACCAAACCGGAGAGTTGACGCTCGACGGGGAGTATTATCAAGAGTATGATGTTGCCTTTTTTAAACCAGTATACGACTGGTTAGATGGCTACCTGAGAAAAAAAGGACGCAAAATAACTGTAAATCTCAAGCTTAGTCACTTAAATTCAAGTGCTCGTCGCAGAATAGACCAAATCCTTGAATGCCTTCAAGACTACCACACTAGTCATAAAGGCAAGGTAATGGTAAAGTGGTTTTATTTTGACACTGATACCAAAGAAGAAGGCATAGAGCTTGCCGAAACTTTCAACAATTTACCTATTCACGTTTTACCTGTATAA
- a CDS encoding glucose 1-dehydrogenase, whose translation MSKLEGKVAIITGATSGMGLATAKLFLAEGAKVVVTGRSDEKLKATNEELAKIHANHFLTIKADAADVTSNKKVFEAAQDKFGKVDILFANAGVGRFMPLSDVTEAMYDEVMNTNLKGPFFLVQAGLPYFNEGASIILNTSVSNQMGMPGASAYAASKAGLRLLARVFAAELSAHKIRVNAISPGPIDTPIWGKTGLPEEAVQEMGAGIASQVALGRFGTSEEIAKSVLFLASQDASFVTGIELEVDGGMSQV comes from the coding sequence ATGAGTAAATTAGAAGGAAAAGTAGCCATCATTACTGGAGCAACCAGTGGAATGGGTTTAGCCACAGCAAAACTATTTTTGGCAGAAGGAGCCAAGGTAGTAGTGACTGGACGCAGTGACGAAAAATTAAAAGCTACGAATGAGGAGTTGGCAAAAATACACGCAAATCATTTTTTAACCATCAAAGCAGATGCCGCTGATGTAACATCCAACAAAAAAGTATTCGAAGCTGCTCAAGACAAATTTGGCAAAGTAGATATTTTGTTTGCCAATGCTGGAGTAGGGCGTTTTATGCCTTTAAGCGACGTGACCGAAGCAATGTACGATGAGGTAATGAACACCAACCTCAAAGGGCCTTTCTTTTTGGTACAAGCAGGTTTGCCTTATTTCAACGAAGGGGCAAGTATTATTTTGAATACGTCGGTGTCTAACCAAATGGGGATGCCCGGAGCCAGTGCTTATGCGGCGAGTAAGGCTGGTTTGCGTTTGTTGGCCAGGGTATTTGCGGCAGAACTTTCGGCACACAAGATCAGGGTAAATGCCATTAGCCCTGGACCCATTGACACACCTATTTGGGGAAAAACTGGTTTGCCTGAAGAGGCAGTCCAGGAAATGGGAGCAGGCATTGCCAGCCAGGTAGCATTGGGGCGTTTTGGCACCTCCGAAGAAATCGCAAAATCGGTCTTGTTCCTTGCCTCACAAGATGCTTCGTTTGTAACTGGCATTGAGCTAGAGGTAGATGGCGGAATGAGCCAGGTATAG
- the trmD gene encoding tRNA (guanosine(37)-N1)-methyltransferase TrmD, which translates to MHIDIITCLPRLLDSPFSHSIMKRAQEKGLATIEVHDLRDYSTLNQRQTDDYAFGGGAGMVMMIEPIDQCISHLQSKRTYDEIIYMTPDGEPFNQKMANQLSLSQNFIILCGHYKGIDERVREYFITKEISLGDYVISGGELAAAVVTDALVRLVPGVLNDETSALTDSFQDNLLAPPVYTRPEEYKGMKVPEILMTGHHANIEEWRLQKAIERTQQRRPDILKDSGWLKKQSDRSNKRQ; encoded by the coding sequence ATGCATATAGATATAATTACTTGTTTGCCCCGCTTGTTAGACAGCCCCTTTAGTCACTCTATTATGAAAAGAGCACAAGAAAAAGGACTTGCCACTATAGAAGTACACGACCTGCGTGACTACAGTACACTTAACCAGCGCCAAACCGATGACTATGCTTTTGGCGGGGGTGCTGGAATGGTAATGATGATAGAACCCATTGACCAGTGCATCAGCCATTTGCAAAGCAAACGTACTTACGACGAAATTATCTATATGACGCCTGATGGTGAGCCTTTCAATCAAAAAATGGCCAACCAACTTTCTTTGAGCCAAAACTTTATCATATTATGCGGGCATTATAAAGGAATCGACGAACGGGTCAGGGAATATTTCATTACTAAAGAAATAAGTTTAGGTGACTATGTAATCTCAGGAGGAGAACTTGCCGCAGCAGTGGTGACTGACGCCTTGGTGCGGCTGGTACCAGGGGTACTCAACGATGAAACTTCTGCATTGACTGATTCTTTTCAAGACAATTTACTTGCCCCCCCTGTATATACCCGTCCCGAAGAGTACAAAGGAATGAAAGTGCCAGAGATATTGATGACCGGACACCATGCCAATATTGAAGAGTGGCGTTTGCAAAAAGCCATAGAACGCACCCAACAACGTCGCCCTGATATACTCAAGGACAGTGGTTGGCTTAAAAAACAATCAGATAGAAGCAACAAGCGCCAATAA